The DNA window ATAACTAAAATGGTTAATCTTTTTGTAGCCTAATTGTAagatcaaattataattttaatatctcTAATTAACTtacattattctcaaatttagTAAGagacaatttataaattaaaacaccTCAAGTAAATATGAGTGTTATGTGGAAGTCAaacttcttcattaatttttttttttattaatgtcactcaaaaaaagtataaatgtttttaatagattataatttatatgaattaaaatttattaaaattcatatatgcctatatttgtattaaattttaaattattttaagatttattttttatttttttataataaaattaaatattattataaaaataattttatgatgcAAAACTATATGTAAGTAGAGGTGTATGAGTATTCCCTTCCCTTCCCCAATATACTAATATTTAGACATacctgtaaaaaaaataaaaaaaaatatacaagtatttatatatatatatatatatatatatatatatatatatatatatatatatatatatatatatatatatatatatatatatatatatatatatatatatatatatataaaagacagGACATTACTCCTCACTATAGAAACAACACTGAATTACCAAGCAAGCAGCTATTACTAGAGATCGAAAAATAATGGAGAAGATTGAGTTGGTTTTCATCCCCTCAATTGGATTAGGCCATGTGATTTCCATGGTTGAGATGGgaaatcttcttctttctcGATACCCAAATCTCTCAGCCACTTTCCTAATCATCAATATGAAAAGCCGCCCCAACGTCGACGTTACCTCTTTAATCACCTCACTGTCCTCCAGCGATAGCCACGACTCCACCCGTATTCGCTTTCTCCAAGTCAGtcgagaagaagaagacgattCAGTGGTGAATCCTGAAGCCATGTTCAGTTTATCTGATCTCTACAATCCTATTATCAAGGAAACCGTTCAACAAGAAATTATAACCCGTTCAGGTTCAGGCCGGCTCGTGGGATTCATCTTGGACATGTTCTGCGCCGGAATGGTAGATGTGGCTAAGGAGTTTAAAGTTCCTGGCTATGTCTTTTTCTCGTCGGGTGCCTCATTAATAGGGCTCATGTGGCATTTGCAGACCCTTCAAGATGAGTATGGCCAGAATTTGGTCGATTTGGATGGCTCCGACGTTGAACTAGATGTGCCGGTTTTCAAGAACCGTTACCCGGCGAAGGTCATACCGCCGGTGCTAATTGATAAGGAAGGCGGCTCAAAGATTTTTCTCCGACTCGCTAGGATGTTGAGAAaggtattttattaattaatatattattctttaattttcgAAATGGTggaatgaattatatattgaGCTATTTTCGAGAGTACGTACTACTTGCAGGTAGATGGGATTGCGGTTAATACTTTCTCTGAACTAGAATCGCACGCAATCAAAGTCTTATCAGATGACGACAAGATACCATCGGTTTACCCAGTGGGTCCGATCCTgaagttaaagaaagaaaacgACGAGGACTCGTCCGCCGACATTATACGGTGGTTGGACGGTCAACCATCGTCGTCGGTTATTTTTCTTTGCTTCGGGAGCATGGAAACCTTCACTGTTGCACAAGTGAAAGAGATCGCCTACGCGCTTGAGAATACCGGAAAACGGTTTCTCTGGTCGCTTAGGCGGCCGTCGGGAACGGACAAGAAGAGGTCGTGGATCACGAGCGATTACAAAGACCCGAATCAGGTATTGCCGGAAGGTTTCTTAGAACGAACGTCCGATATTGGAAGAGTGATCGGGTGGGCACCGCAGGTGGAGGTTCTGTCGCACGAGGCTGTGGGGGGCTTCGTGTCGCACTGCGGTTGGAATTCGACGCTGGAAACGGTGTGGTTTGGGGTTCCGACGGCTACGTGGCCGATTCAGGCGGAGCAGAATATGAATGCTTTCTTTATGGTGAAGGAGGTGGGATTGTCTGTTGATGTTAAGATGGATTATAGGCAAAGCCGGTGGAAAATATTTGAAGAAGACTCGGCGACGGTGCCGGCGACGGTGATTGAGAGGGCTTTAAGGCAACTGATGGATGAGAATAGTGAGGAGTGTTTGGAGATGAGGAAGAGGATGAAGGAAATGAGTGACAAAAGTAGGAAGGCCGTGGCGGAGGGAGGTTCGTCTAATGTGTCCATTGGCCGGTTCGTGGATGACATTATTAATCAGGTTGCAAAAAGACAAATATAAgtgaaaaattaacaaataagttATGTATAAGTGTCATTTATGAGTGTGTTGCAAGTAGTATCTTTATTGTTAGCTTGgaataaatcattaataaagTGATAAACaaggacttgtttgatgtttttatttaagaatatgtCGATTATTAGTTTCGGCTCTAATATTAttgtcaattttataaaaaagcaatatacaaattataattaattggtataattattttttctcattaataTATCTTCTCACTATTAttctattataataaaaaatgacctcattttttaattattaaaccaCGATGGAAGTTTAAATTATGTTAGATGGGTTTTTATCTATTCATAATATATGTTTcttacttttattttcttaattaatttatttattatttgtataaacaaaataatattttttttaatatatttctacACATTAAACATCTCTTTAAGCATTTAAAATGCATTAGACTGTTTGTTTTGAATAcgtatatctaaaaaaaatacttaattttaaaacgtaaatattttcaaattgaacCAGTTACTTTTTTTTCCGTCTCTTATGTCAATTCTTTTTATTGGTTCACTCTAGTTAcatcaataattgaaataaaactaaagaatgttaattttgtttataaatttataaaaatgtcaaatttatttataaagttgtaaaatattatttttgtatataaaattgtcaaaaaatgtcaaaaatatttaagataacGGAAAACATCTAACGGATTAATATTTATCCATGTGCCCacctattttatataattttttaaaattatttttttttttcatttcaaacaaactttttttttacaatcGTCGCCTCCCTCGTCATCAGCAGTCGCCGTCACAACCCTCTTCACCATCAGTCGCCATCGTAGCAGAACAGAGTACATAAATATGGTACTTACGGGTATTTAACGCCCCGATCTTCCAATGGACATGACTGGTTGACTGCCAAATTTAATTGTAGGACACCTGAATTCTCGTTTGGGGAGGCAGAGGACGAGAGGTTGAAGGTGAAGACAGTGACATCTTGAATGATGAGTTGTGGTTTTGGGATGAGAAAAATGTCTGATGAGTAAGATGGATATGATGATTAGATTGAAGATGATTAGAACGATGAGTTTGGTTTTGCGTTTTGCAGTATTGGGTTCAGTATCGTAGTGTGTTGATCATTTGCATATTTTTTCAAGTCAAGTCAAATGGAACGTGTAATTTGCAGTATTTGGCGATGACGGCGGTTGCTGACTCCTGCCAGAGGATGGAAGTTAGGTAAGTAAAAAAACATAagatttgtttgaaatgaaaaagaaaaatagtttaaaaaatatatatataatatgtggATTATACGTGATGACAAATCTAACGCGACGACTTCcattatcttaaatatttttgacacattttaacaattttatatacaaaaataaaattttacaattttataaataaatttgagactTCGCTccaattttgtaaataaaattagcaTTCTTCCCAAACAAAAACTAGTAATTAAGTCTCAATCAACCAAGTGAACATTTAAATGattttcttgaataagttaCATTAAAGAATTCATAATATTGGTGTGCTGAGTGTTACCCGATATAAACgtgagttatttaatttaatttctttagtactgaattttgatcaaaatcatGTGTGAAAGggattaatgtttttaattaatttaagatatgaTGAGTTGGTAAAATATGCATTTATATCATTGTCacatttgattttgaagacttgatgaatcattaaaaaatctttttattatttttatataaatccaAATTCAAATACATCaagatttcaaattaattaatgttagttagcaatataataaagaattatttcTGGCGTATCTgcatccaaaaaaaaaaaattaaataaagatttttttttcaaatgaaatcaATATTTTAGGTTTGTATGGTTGATTGCCCTTTGAATTTTTTAGTCTTAGATAAATAATCAGGTGTTAGGtataagataatatttaataaatgattaaagaGATTTCACTCAAATGATTATGTATGTGACAACATAAACGGTCGATTGAATACCTTAACTTGAACAAAATTTACCTCAATAATGTGCACTAGTAAAAcaagtaaaattataattaaaaaatatcaattcttATTCTCAtccttaattaatattatacagatccaaataattataagatttaattgttaaatagAAATGAAATATCCTGCATGTTTTCTTTACTAAGCAACTTGTAAGTCCATATCCatcaaatatcatatttttgaGGTTATTCAATATTTTCACCATCTTTTGTCTCAACTCTCAGTAATGATAATTTGATaagggaagaatgtcaattttatttataaagttggagcgagttgtcaaatttatttataaagttgcaaaattttatttttgtatataaaattgttaaaaaatgtcaaaaataaataaaataatgagagTTATTTAACTCCGTTATATTTATATCCACGTGGcatccacatatatatatatatatatattatattttatatatatatatattctaaattattatttttttcatttcaaacaaacctaaCCCAGTAATCATTTTTTACTTCACCAACATCATCCTCCGGTCGCCGACCTCTTCCTCTTGACCGGTAGTCGCCATCGCCGCTCTCTTCACCAACGACCATTGTCTCGTAGATTTTCCGGGTCATCTCGTTTCCAAACTCACGACTCACGTCACGGACATCAAATTAGGACTTGATCGTGACGATTTAGTACAGTTACAAAAGGAACATCTTCCTCCTGTTTTGCCCATATAGAATCTAACAGTTTTGAATTCATCAAACATACTCGATATGCAAAAAGTGGACGGAGTGCGGGTGGGACTTGTTAATAAAGGAAAGAACGTTGTTTCTTGTGACGGTGAAAATCAAGGGCGGACAGTTATTCATTGACTTCGGGAAGTTGTTAAGGTTCAGCCAAAATCTCCAAAACCACAACTCTCACCAACTGTATCGACAATATCCGAATCAGTTCGTCTATTGTATGGGCCAGAGAATCACTTGAATACTAGAGTGGCAATtgtgaagaagaaagaaaagaaggtAGCACAATTCGAACATTGACATTGCCTCTCAAAGTCTGAAGGCCGTAGAAGAAGAAcaaggaggaagaagaaacgTCTGTCCGAGGCTAAAGATGAACCTGGAGGCAGCGGTTGAAGAGAAGAGAAAGCAATCTCCGGTGGAACTGAACCGTGCAGAGGGGCAGTCGACGGAGATATTGTCGGAAGAAACCGTGCAGAGAGGCAATCGTCGGAGATGCTTTGCTGGTGAAGAAGGGTTGGTTACGGCAGATACGGGTGAAGGAGGAAGAGATAAGTTAGCTctgtaaaaaagaaaagaaaaaaataattttatttatttatttattaagtttaggttagttaaaaatgaaaaagaaaaatagtttaaaaaaaaatatatataatatatcctTGACTTGGATACAAATTTAACCCCGTTAGATGAATTccgttattttatttatttttgacacattttgacaactttatacataaaaataaaattttgcaactttataaataaatttgacacctcaatccaactttataaataaatttgacacctcaatccaactttataaataaaattgacattcttcccaattTGATATTGATTTGGTTCTCCATGATCTCAATAAAGATCTGGATCGACACACCAGAGATGGGTagtgtcaatttttttatatccttttaattattgttgaaataaattattatttttaatatatatacatacatatattataaaaggGAATTGGTCGATTAATTCATAAtccaaattcatttatatataatttggagTACTTCATCAAATTGCTCAAGAGACGAGTCATCTCGTCTCGTTTTACGAGTCTATAGGAAGGTACGTTGGAATTTTTAGgatcactagtataataaataattgtgtaattgtcatatttaatataagctaaaataatgtgatctaatgtgattaagtttatggtttatgggtgtatttgtcataaatataaagtgaggatacctaagtgaaatttctaattttattaaggggctaaattagaaataacataactataataactaacttaatgttaattatatgtaacgggaaatttgatgaaataaccctcataagagggttattaCCATATATAGCATGCctttactaattttttcatttttaaccttttGCCAAGGCAAAATGTCACTTTTgccctttatttaaaaaaaaaattgatttctttttcttttccctttCCTTCTCCTTtccctccctctctctcttttcaacttCCCCTACCCCCGAAGACCGATGACGACGAAGCTGAAGGAACCAACGccaccatcatcatcttcttcttcttctcctctccccCGACGACTATCCGGCCCCCGACGACGGAAAAAAGCAGAACGAACGAAGGTTGAGGTTGAAGGTGAGTTTTCTCCGAAGCAACGAACTCCGAGGTTGAGCCCCCGATCCTATCgtagacgaatgcgcatctgtcgcaggcgacagatgcgcattcgtctgcgacagcctgcaacagccttcgacaTATGTATTTTCAACCCAAAACGATTCAGTCAGccaataaacctaaacctaaacaataaacactaaaaccctaaacctaaaacGGGAAAACTCGGATAGAAAcgggaaaacatgaaagataAACTCACTTTCGTCGTTCTGGAGTTCTGATTCTCGTCGGAGGCTCTTATTTGTCATCGGAGGCTCGTCGGGGTTCGGAGGAGAGGACGTCGTCGATGTTTCGGCTTGATCGATCGTCTTTGGGGGGAAGTTAAAAAGAGAGAGGGAGGGAAAGGAGaaggaaagagaaaagagagagagggagggaaagagaaaagagagagcGGGAGGGAAAGGAgaaggaaagagaaaagaaagagaaaatcaatttttttttaaataaagggcAAAAGTGACATTTTGCCTTGGCaaaaggttaaaaatgaaaaaattagtaaatgCATGCTATATATGGTAATAATACgagggttatttcatcaaatttccctatgtaactgtaatggtccccatttgaagtacgaccaattctcctttgcgtccccatcaacagagagagaaacctatttacgtactcatcaaatggaagaaccattccacataaagaaagtctaaagaGAGGATTAAAGACCATTTCTATTAAGATTcatgattcatcaaattaaggTAAGCTTACgccattcagattttaatttctcacacattaaattaagatctaattaggataattttaacaattggtatcagagagCCGTCCTAATTAATGTTGTGAGAATATATACATCATTAGGCTtaagatatatgtatatatttatgataatttcaaataatatatattgacaaTTTCAAATCatgtcaataatattattagaaataaatatattgatttggataatattattaaaaatatatattttagatttaaaattttaaatcggattatatatatatatatatattatttcattaagaTTGATATATCTTTAGATTAGATTGTATGATGTTATCATGAAGATTGAAGCGAAAGAGATATTTGAATTAACTCATAAGATCCTAAATTTAGGAATATTGAAATTTAGAGATATTTAGATTCTCACATCATTTCATGAAATGATGATTTcggatcatatatatatatattttggttttgataatttcaaaaaataatattaggaatatattttgatgataatcaatttgataaagaatatatatgattataaaaattttaattggaAAGATATATCTTTTAAGATtcatatattgaatttaaattaaattttatgatgtttgaataagatatatatatatcttagatttaaaaaatttaatcgaTATATTAAtggatatttaaattttctgCAATCATTAAGATATAAGATactaaatttatgaatttttgaattttctctctcataaaaTTTAggaatatatgaatatattatttttgataatatggAATAATTGAGTAaagaatataaagatttatgatgttatttaataatatttactgATAGTTAGATTATCGTTTAAATTTTCTCGTTCGTTGTTGAGGTTCGTTGAGGAATTATCTGTTTTAAATTGACGAAATATTTGTTGTCAagagattaaataatatataatatatattataaatttaaagtgagaattaaggaataattttattgttatgtatatataaatcaatatataataaaaaaaaattaattataccctttattttaagattaaaagattaaaattaataattattaataaattaattaataattggatttagGCCATAagtatatttgaaatttgttcaaataaatcttgaaaaattattatttaatttaattaatatgagatattacaaatttcaaatgcaAAAAGTAAGATTTGGCCTAcgctaaaattttattttttattataaaataaattacatgtttctttggaaaatcatatattattgatttgggttatacaataatataacatttaaattcatattaatgatattattgt is part of the Impatiens glandulifera chromosome 1, dImpGla2.1, whole genome shotgun sequence genome and encodes:
- the LOC124926293 gene encoding anthocyanidin 3-O-glucosyltransferase 2-like translates to MEKIELVFIPSIGLGHVISMVEMGNLLLSRYPNLSATFLIINMKSRPNVDVTSLITSLSSSDSHDSTRIRFLQVSREEEDDSVVNPEAMFSLSDLYNPIIKETVQQEIITRSGSGRLVGFILDMFCAGMVDVAKEFKVPGYVFFSSGASLIGLMWHLQTLQDEYGQNLVDLDGSDVELDVPVFKNRYPAKVIPPVLIDKEGGSKIFLRLARMLRKVDGIAVNTFSELESHAIKVLSDDDKIPSVYPVGPILKLKKENDEDSSADIIRWLDGQPSSSVIFLCFGSMETFTVAQVKEIAYALENTGKRFLWSLRRPSGTDKKRSWITSDYKDPNQVLPEGFLERTSDIGRVIGWAPQVEVLSHEAVGGFVSHCGWNSTLETVWFGVPTATWPIQAEQNMNAFFMVKEVGLSVDVKMDYRQSRWKIFEEDSATVPATVIERALRQLMDENSEECLEMRKRMKEMSDKSRKAVAEGGSSNVSIGRFVDDIINQVAKRQI